The nucleotide window CAAGACCTTCTCGTACCTTCGGGAATCTGGTGAGTCTGAGGAGGGAGGCAGGACTTGTCCTGAAGTCTGATGGGGAAAGTTTAGCTCTGCCTGTTGTGTCTAATTTGAAAGGCATGGCTCTGGCCAGAAGAGTCTGATGGGAGAGAAGGGGTACAGCACTCCCCAGGGAGGTGTGAAGAGAGAGGCTGAGCCCTGCCTTGCCCTGGGTTGGTGCACCCAACTAATTTCCACTGTGACCAGTCTCTTAGCCCCCTCTCCACTTGCCTAGGCTGGTACTGGGGTTCCATTACAGCCAGTGAGGCCCGGCAACACCTGCAGAAGATGCCAGAGGGCACATTCCTAGTACGTGACAGCACCCACCCCAGCTACCTGTTCACATTGTCGGTCAAAACCACCCGTGGCCCCACCAACGTGCGCATTGAGTACGCCGACTCCAGCTTCCGCCTGGACTCCAACTGCCTGTCCAGGCCGCGCATCCTGGCCTTCCCAGATGTGGTCAGCCTTGTGCAGCACTATGTGGCCTCCTGTGCTGCAGATACCCGAAGTGACAGTCCTGACCTTGCAACCACCCAAGCCCCGCCTACCCCTAAGGAAGATGCACCTGGGGACCCAGCACTGCCTGCTactgctgtacacctaaaactggTGCAGCCCTTTGTGCGCAAAAGCAGCACCCGAAGCCTGCAGCACCTGTGCCGCCTCGTCATCAACCGTCTGGTGGCCGATGTAGACTGCCTGCCACTACCCCGGCGCATGGCTGACTACCTCCGACAGtaccccttccagctctgacccAGCCAAGCAACCGCCTGGCCTCACCCAGCCAGACCCTGGAGGGGACACCGGCTCCAGCTGGACTTGGGCTCCCACTATCCCTCCTCCAGTCATCCTGGTGCCACATGCATCTGGCAGCTGGACCAGGAAGGGTCTGCAGGAACAAGGCTGGGAGTGAGGGGTAGGGAGGAGTGTCACACGACTTGGAGGTCAGCGCCCCCAGCTCCCATGTGGCTCCATTGTGGTGGGCCATGTGACAGAAGAGGGGACTGGCAGGACCTCGTCTCACCCTGTGGGCTGGGCCCAGGCCCCAACTCACCTGCTGTGGCCTCCTGAACTGCATAGACTTGGCCGGCCCTGGTTTCTCAGTCCACAGGGTGGGGCAGGCCCCCTCCTTTCAGCCAGCCTCTGTCTCAGGGGGGATGGCAGCCAGAGGAACTGAGGTTGACACTGACAGTCCCCTTCTGCGGGAGCAGGCCAGGCTGGGGGACGGCACAGTtatatagtatttatttatttattctccttgGGTTGGAGAGCCAACCCCACCTCTCTGCCTGAGCCCTAAGTGCTCCAgagaccccagccctgcctcagctTCTCTGGTTCCTCCCGGCCGAGAGCCTCTTCCTGAGATGTGTTGCTGGACCCAAGGCAGTCCTGGGTGTCCTGGCGCTGACCCACCCACCTGTGAAGGTGTCCACCCTCTTCTGCCTCCAGCCCTGTTTTGGGAGGATGGGTgaataaacaagaaaagagagCCAAAATGTTAGCGCCTTGCAGAGCCTGCTACTCACCCCCTTGCAGGACAGAGCCCTGTCTGCACAGAGCTGGTCTCGCTGGGGCACAGGCCCTGCATGAGTGTGGGTGCCGTGTCAGGGAGGGGCATGGTAGTTTGAGGACTGCCACTCCACCTCTGCTGGGTCTGCTTCCTGCCCAGGAAGGTGCCTGCAcatgaaagagggaaagaaaatacatatctgataagactttataaaataattatttctaaaaaaaaaaaaaacccccagtttggtagtcatttttttttcactgatttttctgtaATGACAATAAAATTGTACCTTTCATTTATGGAGCCCTCAGTGGGGCCTCTTTTGAGTTGTACACAGTTTGTCCCCTTTGATCTTACTATCATTATCCCCCACTTTACATCTGGGTCAGCAGAGGCCCAGAGACCTATGTGGCAGAGCAGGCCCTGCTAGGGCACCCAGTAAAGAGTGGAGGGGATAGCGAGAAGCCTTTCTCCACCCATTCCCTATTTTCCCCTTGGAGGGTGGGATGCAGGAGATGAAGGCCAGTTGGATTGCCTGCAGGGTCACTGCCCAGTGTCAGGTGGGGGGTGGTGGCAGAGGAGCACCAGGTCAGAGAGATGTGTAAACAGGTGATGTCAATTAAAGATTGAAAGTGGAGAATACTAGGCGGATGGGGACTGTGGACTACTCCTGGGGGCAGCGTCTTTTGAGATGAGGAGACCAACAATCAGAGAAGTCAGGGCCAGTCATTCCAAGGAGAAGGTACAGGGCATGCAAAGGCACCAGGGCGTGACTGGGAAGCTTATATTCCTGACCACAAGGAGGCCTGGGGAAGGGTCATTCTGTGCAGTGGGGTGGAACAGTTGAGTTGTGGATAGTGGCCAGTAAGCTGGCAGGGTCTGGCCTGGGATGGGGCTAATGGGGCTCTGGTCTAGGCTGATTGGGGTTTGGGTACTCTCTCACTCAGGGTCCTGCATATCAGAAGTAGgtgaaaaagcaattaaaatgaaaacgcTCTCCATCATCTGATGGTCTGCCTTTGGAGCATTTCAGCACCTGGAATCCCACTATGTCCTGAAATTTTCTGCACCTTTACTTGAGTAACTCACAGGAATGCTCCTGTGAACCTCATTCATAGCCTTTAACCCTTATTTTAGAAACAGTTCTAACCTTTCTATCTTCTTAGCCCTTAGATAATTAAAAGCTGCAGATTAGAAGAGGCAAATGTCGGCAGATTGAAGGCAGGAAGGTGTGAGGAGTGACAATGTTGATGACAAGGAGGAGGCaggaaaggataaaaatcaagaactatggggcttccctggtggtgcagtggttgagagtccgcctgccgatgcaggggacacaggttcgtgccccggtccgggaagatcccacatgccacggagcggctgggcacacgagccatggccgctgagcctgcgcgtccggagcctgtgctccgcaacgggagaggccacaaccgtgagaggccggcgtatcgcaaaaaaaataaatcaagaactATGGAGGCACAGAACCTTGGGGGCACGGAGATAGTTGTGGGAAAGAATGGAGCTGATGTTGGGTGAGAGTGAACAAGAAGTGAGTGAGGGCTGTCTTTATCGGAGTGGTGCCCAGACCCACGTGTCCCGCCTGGTGCCTTCTCCAttgctggctgcagggcccaaCAAACACCTCCTCCAGGTCACCATGACCCTGCCAGGGATGTCTGCAGTTCCTCATTGTTTCAGCCTGGATCCCAGCCCCTTGATGACTCCCAAAATACCTGAGGTGACCCCTCTGTCTGCTCCACCCCGAGATCTGAGTCACCCAGTGGGTGGGTAGCAGACACAGAAGGGCCAAAGGCAGGCTCTTCACCACCGGGTGCCATGACCCAGACAGAAAGTGCCGGAGCAGGAGGAAGCCCTTCGTTGTCCACAGAGGGGACACGTCTCAGGGTGCCCACCGGGTGCTGGCAACAGACAAGGGCTTTGCACCTCATGTAATGCTCACCACAACCCTGGGAGTAGGTCTAAATATTACccatatttcacagatgaggaaactgaggcccagagggggcaAGGGACTAGCTGAGGAGGTGAGGCACAGAGCAGAGCTAAGCCTGAGGGGTCCTGACTGCCCACCTGCCCCTGCACTGCTACATGAGGTGGCGAGGACGGGCAGCTGGGGTAGGGGGGCAGCTTTCAGGTGAGTTGTTCTTGGATGCTGGCTTTATCCCCTTGCGCTCCTGCCTGCTAAGGTCTCTGGAGCCACTGGCCTGACCAAAAGGGTCCTATCCCATTCCCCGTCGCCTCAGCCCAAGCCAGGGTCCAGCTCTTGCCTGAGGAGGGCCTACCAGCTACTTCTGACCCCTGATACTTTtctgcttcaatttttttttttttttttttggctgcaccgcgcagcatgtgggatcttagttccccaactagggatcgaacccacagcccctgccttggaagcacggagtcttaaccactggaccgccagggaagtcccaatctgcTTCAATCTTATTTTCATGTTTCCCTACCAAGGGAGTGAGTGACGCCTACTTAGAACAGGATCAGTGGAGAGCATGTCATCGGGCCCCAGACTCAAGTCAGAGACCCAGCCTAACAGATGCTGAAAATCCTCTGGTCACTGCAATCACCCCTGGGTGGTTCTGGGCTGGTGAAAGGAGCACACCTACCAGCACTGAccgaggaggaagaaaggagctgaCTGGAGGGCACACAGGACCCGGCACAACATACAAACAATAACTGATGGTAACCCTTTACCAATTAAGTCCTTCACCAGCACACATGCTCTTTGGGCACAAACTGGGCCAGACTCCATTtgggccctggggacacagcagggaaTAAGATGGACACACTCCCCATCCTTGTGGGACTCATGGGCTGGTACGCAAgagataaacaagtaaacaaatgggcACTCAGGATGagttttgagagtgaaaggaaaGCAAAGCAGGAGGCGGGGAAGAAAGTACTTTGGGTGTGGGGACACTGCTGCCGATGAGAGGGTCGGGGAAAGCTCTGGAGCAGGGTGGCACTGAGCCTGGACACCCGAGCAAAGAGCAGGAACTGGCTATGCAGACAACTTAGAGAAAGGACATCCCAGGTGGAAGGAGCTCCAGTGCaatggccctgaggcaggaacaaaCCTGGTGTGACCAGAAGATGGCTGGCTGCCCAGGAGGGCTGAGGAGACAGAGGGCAGGTGGAGAGGGCAGAGGGTGCACATGGATTGTGCTCTGGTGTGGTGGAGCGCCCCTTCAGTGTTTAGCAGGGACAAGCTATGATCCAGTGCTCAGTTCTAAGGAGTGAACCggtcagctgggggtgggggggatggccCCACAAGGGCCTGGGGGCCAGAGGCCAGAAGGAGGTTGAGAGGTATGGGATATGGAGGAGTAGGGTGTGGTGGAGAGCAGAGGAGGCGAGGTGATCCTGGGTGCGGTTCGCGCCCCATTAAGTTCTCACTGCAGCCTTGCGCACCAGCAGAGGTTGTCCCCATTTACAGCAGAAGAGGTAAGACTCAGAGAGAGGTGGTGGCTTTTTCAGGGTCACACAACTTGTGAGGGGCAGAGCCGGGGTTCAAACCCTGACTCAAGACCTCGTTTGTATAAACTGCTGCTCTGCTCTGCCTCCCAGGGGCTGGCATGCTAAGGCCTTGGCCCTCACAAGGCACTGGGGACATGTAGAAGGCCAGGCAATTCAGGAAGGCTTTTTGGAGGAGGGGGGCTGGGGACTGCCCTAGAGGATTCTGTCAGGCCACGGGGAAGTGGGTTTGCAGATTGATCCTACGTGGTGTCCATCCTCGGACTCATGATGCCCCTCTGGAAAAATTCTGGGACAGAGATGCCACTAGGCCATTCAGGTTTCTCTTGTCAGTCAATGAGAGGTCTTGCTGGGAGGCTTCACCCGTGATCACCGAATGTCCTAACACGCCCTGAACCATCGGGGTCTCTGCACCTGGGCCCAGCTTCTAATCTGCCAACTGAGCAAATCTTGCTGGATCAAGGGCAAACATGGGTCTGAACAGGTCTGGGGACATGGCCAGGCTGGCTCCACTCTCAGATGGGAACCCTCCCACCCAGCACAGCTCCACAGTGAAACAGAGGAGCCAAGAGCCTGAAATAAGTCCTAATCAAGAAGGCAGGAGGATTCTGGGACCTCACAAAGGCCCTCTTTCTTCAGGAGAAGTGGAGCCTGCACAGGCCTGGGCAGACCTTTCATACCAACCTGTTAGACCAGTTTTAATATAAAGCAGGTTGGAGCTTTGCCAGAAATTCAACAGCCTCTCCTGGTGAAGGTGTCCTCCCCACGCCAACTGCAGGGTATGGGCCCCCTCCCCAGCTTAGGCAGGCTGCACAGCCACCACCCAAGGGGCCATTCCAATGGTCACTCTGGGGCAGCAGGCTGGGGCTCCCACATCTGATACTTAAGACAGGAGGTCCCTGGAGGTTTACTCCTGGCTAGCATTTCCCTCCAACCCTGGTTttacccccacctcccctccagtCTGGATTACGTGCTGTACACTTGGTTTGGGGGGGGGCTGTTTCCCTCAACCTCACTGAACCTCATAAGATTCCTTAGCTATGAAATGGGGAGAGTGACAGCAGGTCTCTCAGAGGGGACATGGGGGGCCCAGGAGGATTTATAAGTTGATACTGAGGAGAGCCTGAGGGTTCAACATGGCAGCTGCTGCAGCTGTCACTGTAACTATTCCTTGTCCCTTGTTTTAATCCCATttgagaggtgggcagggcagggtttttttttttaggctgcgtcgggtcttaattgcagcatgtgggatcatcattgcggcatgcgggctcttcgttgcagctcacaggcttctctctagttgtggcgcgcaggctccagggcacgtgggctgtgtatttgtggcgtgcaggctccagagtgcgtgggctgtgtagttgcggcacgtgggctctctagttgaggcgcacaggctcagtagttgtggcatgtgggcttagttgccccatggcacgtgggatcttagttcccccaccagggatcaaacccgcgtcccatgcattggaaggcgaattctctaccactggaccaccagggaagtccccgaacaGGTGTTGATGTCCCCTGAGGTCCCCATGGGAGCTACAGGGGAGCTGGCTGGAACTCCCTGGAGCTATAAGCAGCCTCTCACCCCACCAGCTTTGATGCTGCCCTGCCAGCCCAGCCCTCCACCTTCAGGCATCATTTGCCAACCAAGGCCTTGGGTTCCAGTCGTGGTGAATAGACCCTTTGTCTGGTCTCTGCATGGGCTGGTGGAGGCTAGACCAGCCTAACCTTCTAGCAACTTCCCTTGCAGCTCCAGTAGAGACTAGGCCATCTGCTACCCTTGTCCACACCTGGAGGATGGGTCTCCCTCAGGCCTGTTACTTTCCACGCCCTCGGTGGTCTATGCCCTCAGAGGTGAGTCACAGGTGAGGGAGGTGAGCTGGGTAGCACCTCTGGGTCTGTCCCATTTCAAAGCTGCAAGCCTGAGACCCAGAGAGTCAGGCTAGCTTGTCCACAGTCACCCAAAGAGGAAGTGGCCATACAGGGCTGGAGCCCAGGGCTTTGAATCCCAGGTCAGGGCCTGTCCCCCTCACCCTAGAACTCTTGAACTCGAGTCTGCTACCTTCTGACTAGGAACATGGACAGCCTGGTTCAAGGCCCTCCAGACTTCCCCTGTCCAGACCTGGACTCTTCACTGTCCCCTAGACATGCCTCCACTCTCCCCCCATCACGCCTCCACAACCCCCACATGCACCCCCCACCTGTTGATCTCCACGTCCGTCTACCTTGCCCCTGGTCCTTCTCAAGCTGCTCTCCTGCTGCTCCCCATGGCTGCCTTGCCCAGATCTAGCCTTACCATCACTCACCAACCTGAATGGACCATCCTGATGGCCTCCTCACTGGCTCCCTCAGCCCTACCACCATCTCCAGAGTGAGGGGCTTGCAAACCCAAACTTGTCCTGCCTTCCTCATTTAGTGATATTCACAGGCTCCCCTCATATCTTGCTTGTGCCTTACCCCAGGCTCCAAGACATGGATTCCCAAACTGCCAACAAGCCATTTCATTCTGCTTCCCTCCAAACAGCCCTCCACATACCAGGATATCATTCATCCTGGAATGTCCTCTTCCTCAGTTGTGCCAGGGCAAACTCTTACTCACCCTTCAAAGTCCAACTCAAATGCTCCTTTTCTGAGAAGTCTTCCTTAACTTCTCCTGCATTTATTCATGCCTGTGTTGGGCACCCACTGCATCCTAGGGAATCTCCCTGGAGCCTGAGTTTTCCCAGGTCTCTTCAGCCTGGGGAGGAGAAAACATACTTTCCATAACAAATTCAAAACAGCCATTCTTTGactaaatttctctctctctcacacatacacaccatgCTTCCCCTGAAAGTCTCCTGGGGATGTCTTTGAAGAGGCAAATTAGCCAAGTGGAAAGAACTCAGGCAGAGTTCAAATTTCAGAGCCTCCCAAATCACTGTAGGATCTTAAGCGAATGGTTTAGcttcttggagcctcagtttccccatgtctTTTTTTTGCTGAGTCACAGGTGAGGTGGGCTCTGGCTCCCTCTTTCCCCAGCCAAGCAGCTGCCTCCTCCACAGCTCCTCCTTGGAGCACAAACAGccaagagctcttttttttttttttctttttttttgtccactccgcatggcatgtggtatcttagttccctgactagggatcgaacccacgtcccctgcattggaagcacagagtcttaaccactggactgccagggaaatcccagtttccccatctgtctaaCAGAGATAGTGGAAGTGCCCTGCCACAGGGTGGTTGGAGAGTGGCTATGCCTAGTTTTGGGGGAATACGGGGTGAGTAGAAGCTGATGCTCATCTCTGAGCAGGAGATGTGGCAGGCCCAAAGCAGGAGGAGCCTTTTTGTGTGGCCAAAGCTTTATGCTCAATGGAAAGGCAGTTGCTTCCATGACTCAGGCCTGGTTGAAGCAGGCAGGGCCCAGAGTGCAAGAAGTAGCCTCTGAGGGCTGAGGGAACTTGGGATGGCCACAACTCCTCCAGGCAGTCCTCTAGGACTGTTTCACTGCACAGTCCCCACTAGGGAGATCCACACTCTGATGGTGTGGCTGGAAGGGGAGTGGCACCCAGCAAATGCTCCCCAGGCACAGCCCTGTTCCAGGGACTCCCCACACCCAGCACCGATGAGCCAGACTGGGCCCTTCCTGTCACCAGAGCCGGGCTCCTCCTCCATCAGAGGTGAGGACTTCACTCATAGTTTGGGTTGGGCCAaagctttgtttttaaaagtgcttCTCGCCTCTCAGCCTTCTCCTAAGAagcacttctcccctccccacccccaccagcccTACTTCTGAGCAAcatcaatgtgtgtgtgtgtgtatgtgtgtgtgtgtgtgttgacctTTCCACTTGGCCAacattcctttgtatttctcagctcctttgggtaG belongs to Orcinus orca chromosome 10, mOrcOrc1.1, whole genome shotgun sequence and includes:
- the CISH gene encoding cytokine-inducible SH2-containing protein; protein product: MVLCVQGPCPLLAVEQIGQRPLWPESLELPEPAMQPLPAGAFLEEEAEESPAQPEGEPKVLDPEEDLLCIAKTFSYLRESGWYWGSITASEARQHLQKMPEGTFLVRDSTHPSYLFTLSVKTTRGPTNVRIEYADSSFRLDSNCLSRPRILAFPDVVSLVQHYVASCAADTRSDSPDLATTQAPPTPKEDAPGDPALPATAVHLKLVQPFVRKSSTRSLQHLCRLVINRLVADVDCLPLPRRMADYLRQYPFQL